From Anopheles funestus chromosome 3RL, idAnoFuneDA-416_04, whole genome shotgun sequence, a single genomic window includes:
- the LOC125769900 gene encoding protein KIAA0100 isoform X1 yields the protein MLNFFYIIIFCSLAYLVLTWLIPKLIGFVLKKLYNIEINVGRISLPFSIRDVTICKSGFSVQIDEISLQSSFVNSDVSKLLSINVRDVRINKDINKPPAGGGGNATTPGSYGNPSGAGYSSDWTGFQAKAKCNPQRKPLDFREKKVPPRLLKFAQFMAVHINNVSVALLNSAQEPGWLLHATAKELHLDGSLVHSTKSLLVSASLCDAQAKILRHCISTPKRLERSRKISDLPQPCLGELSFGIALDGVLVVDAPMSLEKLSLAMTTTKVTLHGGLYEFIKDTQAQKRRHQLFLRQHGVPETEHEPDRSFESNAQEEFSLYEWYQRFAPVIPKNFFVKIENTTISAVRENSSNDFSATLHKFAVSSKFSTPPITIAEEHQLPLVYVGMQLQQLEIDTMHEKLLFLQQFSVDSKLEGSLVNIYSKLSSFVLIYNHREIYGWISKNFFTGDRTTRQLNPKSLKLAGLAAQCRTRRTSAGGSKMLEDFLKRIVIKGCAELWDVTTVFRFGPSQVSSICCNHAKLLLEQFAEKRSKVYDSRMLNLLLDRRHWSTELLIESVWWSLSSNISHKENAQSLKKGHIRGSPFYVAMSLCKLSSYGDTTKLDFSVHTFRVEYSPTLADYLVNAKRCLEQYRSTTTTNTRQQSARDTHTHLAGKERRGSLATIDLVITARVTDISGFFFNQHETCMLANLNELTVGKTAMKNFIRFDSFQMEILDFRHITGCEYGSAELQNVFANVKGVRVEHVDVGGVPKVDVWLLEDAIVMWNTNLHMHIVTLLQEMRQLRENLKTKTLPEPPLDLPVVEPERYESARKSFFRSMILELYAEGSVEFGIKISERHSMQVFGENALVHRKGQWMLSIENIVIKIDDQHIFTIKDMVMESLERVELLCQERQNYDHFQLDSNRVWATTIGGVKVIFPYEHDFYGAIVNELVSIYKWLKVVHNYKKKPFTINSPLPSDMIIQIKEFLLEMSDDPFEVKLRDNYVLLLDEYHESVKRKELFDQKIAQLCSERLMLPPGTLEELNANLIKKNSEIYIQRSKKISESGPPRTRLIAWIMTDLEIMAMADPSLHGADNAVRWLRMLDPESPWPDEGIEFVTLWVRAVNIGCSEWKFMLRDYPQPMFHVKAMHLFGTLAGAEMAPPRRAKRDVEIELGEPFGTHTVQRSMTSIKFYHDFNWELEYLAYAFGPCWEPVMAQCNLMMEKISAPSRDPSPPLPFWDKMRLLMHGQLSIIAKQFTILLHASLDPYNTTEEMELTWNNCGIMYSNARLMFKGDLNIYVRTASRYDDCRLLHLPNLKLTFKLNWVCLANPNDHHAVVPCAPDKLPEYSSNQVHDSFRAFRSQHLNIWVSFEIKQNAMSDYDIPNLVLYGSTLRWFESLKLILSGVTRPTRRGPVFNNVRPRKKQLSRHYRKANLQMSLHRFQIFYWMSHALNRGFQLSGGRITFSSEHTLTLLPIDDGLIHRPRADWSVMYMNCELNDAEIWLRTTQISNEQQQQQRTDTSSESLSNASGDIYRYYFLSVARVSYGREALLSTNGNEREKDTPTHKLVVYDLKGAWTKDNRDVAFALFDSLVKSQKLKNNLATEALKCFRKEGGTAGAGTGSGSTGGGGSTAAGGADLGTPFKSRSTGQDLHQGGGGVAGTTSSGGHLSAKGKAQQSSDSMAMLQQLIQEADHKPLVYSDDQSAQTRQQQLKGLQAYQEGDVLHYNWAISLVNSQVLLKGCETSGYVILSAAKAEILQRVHRPVWRDHTIVSKTTWVGSLECMQYYATVSANEGDSHEMAEIMWLTVDNIQEKDRDAPVVISELPDLPHLVGSGQSVGGVVSETVGVLGESSYTSGQKPPIQLQRIVSRCKCEFFYVSYGDTSIDPGMISEVPPPPVEESMSPWENQDEPVDAFTLMHHDLDVCTNSLQYAMILDIVNNLLLYVEPQRKEALEQLARMRFQLQLYSSEDQKRPIQHLQTEIRSLMSRIRCLEKDIHFITKARLEEGDSEELRVEFEEVHNSILYFKELLTTKSDELDMMLSCYNEAQLSASNRLATFRKDKPVTIVRANEICFKHAQWRLTEADGQIGIADLILSNFLYTKNSKSDDSVDHLLELGYIRISNLIPRDSYTEVLCPTEIQRDMPVEHKRVLRVFCREKPPVGGISVKEHFEINVVPITIQISKKFYNTMLKFCFPDRDEADAADELDASVDGSGSVASTSGSGSSVAVKGGIRKTNSSSLAGGVGSGGGASGSGGGGGGGSGASASSSSSISTAGGSKSSAGGGKKASKDSNFYVRIQDDVEKMKERAEKNKLFIYIKIPEVPVKVSYKGNKEKNFEDITDLALLIPTLEYHNVTWTWLDLLLAMKSDSRRVLLSQAIKQKLKLKKALVDEQPSPQEEDKAKMLFGNRHARARNKPENKSLRKGVFKFSKS from the exons ATGTTGAACTTCTTCTacataataatattttgttcTCTCGCTTATCTTGTTTTAACATG GCTAATACCAAAATTGATTGGATTCGTGCTGAAAAAGTTGTACAATATAGAAATTAACGTAGGTCGCATCAGTTTGCCCTTTTCGATACGTGATGTGACCATTTGCAAAAGCGGATTTTCAGTACAGATCGATGAAATTAGTCTGCAAAGTAGTTTCGTCAATTCGGACGTTTCGAAGCTGCTGTCCATTAATGTGCGCGATGTACGCATCAACAAGGATATCAACAAACCGCCCGCTGGAGGAGGCGGAAATGCAACAACCCCGGGTAGCTACGGTAATCCGTCCGGAGCGGGTTACAGTAGCGATTGGACCGGATTTCAAGCAAAGGCGAAGTGCAACCCCCAACGGAAGCCGCTCGATTTCCGGGAAAAGAAGGTACCGCCACGGCTACTCAAGTTTGCCCAATTCATGGCGGTACACATAAACAATGTTTCGGTAGCATTGTTAAACAGTGCCCAGGAACCTGGCTGGTTGCTGCATGCCACTGCCAAAGAGCTGCACCTTGACGGTAGTCTCGTGCACAGTACCAAATCGTTGCTCGTATCCGCATCGCTCTGTGATGCGCAGGCGAAGATTCTGCGCCATTGCATATCTACCCCGAAGAGACTGGAACGATCGCGCAAAATATCCGATCTTCCGCAACCGTGTCTCGGTGAGCTAAGTTTTGGTATTGCACTGGATGGAGTGCTGGTGGTGGATGCACCGATGTCGCTGGAAAAGCTCAGCCTCGCAATGACAACGACCAAAGTGACGCTGCACGGTGGTTTGTACGAGTTCATTAAGGATACGCAGGCACAGAAACGCCGACATCAGCTGTTTCTTCGACAGCATGGCGTTCCGGAGACGGAACACGAACCGGACCGTTCGTTTGAGTCAAACGCGCAGGAAGAATTTTCCCTGTACGAGTGGTACCAGCGGTTTGCGCCGGTTATACCGAAAAACTTTTTcgtgaaaatagaaaacaccACCATCAGTGCGGTGCGTGAAAACTCGTCGAATGATTTCTCTGCCACGTTGCACAAGTTTGCGGTGTCGAGCAAATTTAGCACACCGCCGATCACCATCGCAGAAGAGCATCAGCTGCCGTTGGTCTATGTAGGGATGCAGTTGCAGCAGCTCGAGATCGACACGATGCACGAGAAGCTGCTGTTTTTGCAGCAGTTTAGCGTGGATTCAAAGCTGGAGGGTAGTTTGGTGAACATTTACTCAAAGCTTTCATCGTTTGTGCTGATATATAACCATCGTGAGATTTACGGCTGGATTAGCAAGAACTTTTTCACCGGTGATCGTACAACTCGGCAGCTCAATCCAAAAAGTTTGAAGCTAGCTGGATTGGCGGCACAGtgcagaacaagacgaacgtCCGCCGGCGGTTCAAAGATGCTGGAAGACTTCCTGAAGCGTATCGTCATCAAGGGCTGTGCCGAGCTGTGGGATGTAACGACCGTCTTCCGGTTTGGCCCATCGCAGGTTTCCTCCATATGTTGCAATCATGCCAAACTGTTGCTGGAACAGTTTGCTGAAAAGCGTAGCAAGGTGTACGATAGTCGAATGTTGAACTTACTGCTCGATCGTAGACACTGGAGTACTGAGTTGCTAATTGAATCCGTCTGGTGGTCACTTAGTTCGAACATTTCACACAAAGAAAATGCCCAAAGCTTGAAGAAGGGGCATATACGCGGCAGTCCCTTCTACGTAGCGATGAGTTTGTGTAAACTGAGCAGTTACGGTGATACGACCAAGCTGGACTTTTCGGTGCACACATTTCGAGTGGAGTATAGCCCAACGCTGGCAGATTATTTGGTGAACGCGAAACGCTGCCTGGAGCAATACCGttcgacgacaacgacgaacACAAGGCAGCAATCCGCACGCGACACTCATACACATTTGGCGGGCAAGGAACGCCGAGGATCGCTGGCTACGATTGATTTAGTGATCACTGCACGCGTGACAGATATTTCTGGATTTTTCTTCAATCAGCACGAAACGTGTATGCTGGCAAACTTGAACGAGCTGACCGTGGGGAAGACGGCTATGAAGAATTTTATCCGCTTCGACAGCTTCCAGATGGAGATACTGGATTTCCGGCACATAACTGGCTGCGAGTATGGTTCGGCCGAGCTGCAGAATGTGTTTGCCAACGTGAAGGGCGTACGGGTGGAGCACGTGGACGTCGGAGGCGTACCGAAGGTAGACGTTTGGCTGCTAGAAGACGCGATCGTGATGTGGAATACCAATCTACATATGCATATTGTAACGCTGCTGCAAGAGATGCGCCAGTTGAGGGAAaacttgaaaacaaaaacacttcccGAACCTCCGTTGGATTTACCCGTGGTAGAACCGGAAAGGTACGAATCGGCAAGGAAATCATTTTTCCGATCGATGATCCTCGAACTGTACGCCGAGGGAAGTGTGGAGTTTGGCATAAAGATCAGCGAACGGCACTCAATGCAGGTGTTCGGAGAAAATGCGCTCGTGCACCGGAAGGGCCAGTGGATGCTGTCGATCGAAAACATTGTGATCAAGATCGACGATCAGCACATATTCACCATTAAGGACATGGTGATGGAATCATTGGAGCGGGTTGAGTTGCTATGCCAGGAGCGGCAAAACTATGATCATTTCCAGCTCGACTCCAACCGTGTCTGGGCGACAACCATTGGTGGTGTGAAG GTGATCTTCCCGTACGAGCACGATTTCTATGGTGCGATAGTAAATGAGCTCGTGTCGATCTACAAGTGGTTGAAGGTGGTGCACAACTACAAGAAGAAACCGTTCACAATTAACAGTCCATTGCCGAGTGATATGATAATACAG ATAAAAGAATTTTTGCTTGAAATGAGCGACGATCCATTCGAGGTAAAGTTGCGCGACAATTACGTGCTACTGCTGGACGAGTACCACGAAAGCGTCAAGCGGAAGGAGCTGTTTGATCAAAAGATTGCCCAACTGTGCTCGGAACGTCTGATGCTGCCACCCGGTACGCTTGAGGAGCTAAACGCGAATCtgataaagaaaaattcaGAAATTTACATTCAACGATCGAAGAAAATCTCCGAATCCGGTCCACCGCGTACCCGTCTCATTGCCTGGATTATGACCGATTTGGAAATTATGGCGATGGCAGATCCATCACTGCACGGCGCAGACAATGCGGTTCGTTGGTTGCGCATGCTAGACCCGGAAAGCCCGTGGCCGGACGAGGGTATCGAGTTCGTGACACTGTGGGTGCGTGCCGTCAACATCGGGTGCAGCGAGTGGAAGTTTATGTTGCGCGACTACCCCCAGCCAATGTTTCACGTGAAAGCAATGCATCTGTTTGGGACGCTAGCGGGCGCTGAAATGGCACCGCCAAGACGCGCCAAGCGTGACGTGGAGATCGAGCTGGGCGAACCGTTCGGGACGCACACAGTACAGCGCAGCATGACGTCGATAAAGTTTTATCACGATTTCAACTGGGAGCTGGAGTATCTAGCGTACGCGTTCGGACCCTGCTGGGAACCGGTGATGGCGCAGTGTAATCTAATGATGGAGAAAATTTCTGCCCCGTCACGCGATCCGAGTCCACCGTTGCCATTCTGGGATAAGATGCGATTGCTAATGCACGGTCAGTTATCGATCATCGCAAAGCAGTTTACGATTTTGTTGCATGCCTCGCTGGATCCGTACAACACCACGGAGGAAATGGAGCTTACCTGGAACAACTGCGGCATAATGTATTCGAATGCGCGCCTAATGTTTAAGGGTGATCTGAATATCTATGTGCGAACGGCGTCACGGTATGACGATTGTAGGTTGCTTCATCTGCCTAACTTAAAGCTGACGTTCAAGCTGAACTGGGTGTGCCTGGCGAATCCGAACGATCATCATGCGGTCGTGCCGTGTGCACCGGATAAGCTGCCCGAGTACAGCAGCAATCAAGTGCACGATTCCTTCCGAGCGTTTCGTTCGCAGCATCTGAACATATGGGTGTCGTTTGAAATCAAGCAAAACGCTATGTCGGATTACGATATTCCCAATCTGGTGCTTTACGGCAGTACACTGCGGTGGTTCGAAAGCTTAAAGCTAATCCTTTCCGGGGTTACGCGTCCGACACGTCGCGGACCGGTGTTTAACAATGTGCGTCCGAGGAAAAAGCAACTGAGTCGCCATTATCGCAAAGCGAACCTTCAGATGAGTTTGCACCGGTTTCAGATATTTTACTGGATGTCGCACGCATTGAATCGTGGCTTTCAGCTAAGCGGAGGAAGAATTACGTTTAGTTCGGAGCACACACTAACACTGTTACCGATTGACGATGGATTGATCCATCGCCCACGGGCCGACTGGTCGGTTATGTATATGAACTGTGAGCTAAACGATGCCGAGATTTGGCTGCGCACGACACAAATCAGCaacgagcagcaacagcagcaacgcaCCGATACAAGCTCGGAAAGCCTTTCGAACGCTAGCGGTGACATCTATCGGTATTATTTCCTGAGCGTCGCGAGGGTTTCGTACGGCCGGGAAGCATTGCTTTCCACCAATGGGAACGAGCGTGAAAAGGACACGCCAACGCACAAGCTCGTGGTGTACGATCTGAAGGGTGCATGGACCAAAGACAACAGAGATGTTGCGTTCGCACTGTTCGATTCGCTTGTTAAGAGCCAGAAGTTGAAAAATAACCTCGCTACGGAAGCGTTGAAGTGTTTCCGCAAAGAAGGTGGTACCGCGGGTGCGGGTACCGGCAGTGGTTCGACAGGAGGCGGTGGATCAACGGCAGCAGGCGGAGCGGATCTGGGAACACCGTTTAAATCGAGAAGTACCGGGCAAGATCTGCATCAGGGTGGTGGCGGTGTAGCAGGAACCACTAGCAGCGGAGGCCACCTAAGTGCGAAGGGAAAAGCGCAACAGTCCAGCGATAGTATGGCGATGTTGCAGCAGCTGATACAGGAAGCGGACCATAAACCTTTGGTATACAGTGATGATCAGTCGGCGCAGACGCGCCAGCAACAGCTAAAGGGCCTGCAAGCATACCAGGAGGGTGATGTGCTGCACTACAACTGGGCGATTTCGCTGGTCAACTCACAGGTGTTGTTGAAGGGCTGCGAAACGTCCGGGTATGTGATACTGAGCGCAGCTAAGGCGGAGATCTTGCAGCGTGTTCATCGACCGGTATGGCGAGATCACACGATCGTTTCGAAAACGACGTGGGTCGGGTCGCTGGAGTGCATGCAGTACTACGCAACGGTGAGTGCGAACGAGGGTGACTCGCATGAGATGGCCGAAATTATGTGGCTCACGGTGGACAACATCCAGGAGAAGGATCGTGACGCGCCGGTCGTAATTAGTGAGCTGCCCGATCTGCCACATCTCGTGGGCAGTGGGCAGAGCGTCGGTGGAGTCGTATCCGAGACGGTTGGAGTACTTGGCGAGAGCAGCTACAccagtggacagaaaccaccgaTTCAGCTGCAGCGCATCGTGTCGCGATGTAAGTGTGAATTTTTCTACGTCAGCTACGGTGATACCAGCATCGATCCGGGCATGATCAGTGAGGTACCGCCACCGCCGGTCGAGGAATCGATGAGCCCGTGGGAAAATCAGGACGAACCGGTAGATGCGTTCACGCTGATGCATCACGACCTGGACGTGTGTACGAACTCGCTCCAGTATGCGATGATACTGGACATCGTGAACAATTTGCTGCTGTACGTGGAGCCACAGCGCAAGGAAGCGCTGGAACAGCTCGCCCGGATGCGCTTCCAGCTGCAGCTATATAGTAGCGAGGATCAGAAGCGACCGATCCAGCATCTGCAGACAGAGATCCGAAGTTTAATGTCACGCATCCGATGTCTGGAGAAGGACATTCATTTTATCACGAAGGCACGCTTGGAAGAAGGAGACTCGGAGGAGTTGCGAGTTGAGTTCGAGGAAGTGCACAACTCCATCCTGTACTTCAAGGAGCTGCTGACGACGAAAAGCGACGAGCTGGATATGATGCTGTCGTGCTACAACGAAGCACAGCTGTCCGCATCGAACCGTTTGGCAACGTTCCGCAAGGACAAACCGGTCACGATCGTACGTGCGAACGAAATCTGCTTCAAGCATGCCCAGTGGCGTCTGACGGAGGCGGACGGTCAAATCGGTATTGCCGATCTCATCCTGAGTAACTTTTTGTACACGAAAAACTCGAAGAGTGATGATTCGGTGGACCATCTGCTAGAGCTGGGCTATATTAGGATAAGCAATTTGATACCGCGCGACAGCTATACAGAGGTTCTTTGTCCGACCGAAATTCAGCGTGACATGCCGGTGGAGCATAAGCGTGTGTTGCGGGTATTCTGTCGCGAGAAACCACCGGTTGGCGGAATCTCCGTGAAGGAACATTTTGAGATTAACGTCGTTCCGATCACGATACAAATCTCGAAGAAATTTTACAATACGATGCTAAAGTTTTGCTTTCCCGATCGCGACGAAGCGGATGCAGCCGATGAGCTTGATGCGAGTGTTGACGGCAGTGGTTCGGTCGCTAGTACAAGCGGCAGTGGGTCTTCCGTGGCCGTGAAAGGAGGCATTAGAAAAACGAACTCATCTTCGTTAGCTGGTGGTGTTGGAAGTGGCGGTGGCGCTAGTGgtagcggtggtggtggtggcggtggcagTGGTGCATCCGCTTCCTCGAGCAGTTCCATTTCCACCGCAGGTGGATCGAAATCTTCCGCCGGCGGTGGCAAAAAGGCTTCCAAGGATAGCAACTTTTACGTGCGCATCCAGGACGATGTGGAAAAGATGAAGGAGCGGGCAGAGAAGAACAAGCTGTTTATCTACATCAAGATACCGGAGGTACCGGTCAAGGTAAGCTACAAGGGCAATAAGGAGAAAAATTTCGAAGACATCACGGACCTGGCACTGTTGATACCGACGCTCGAGTATCATAACGTTACGTGGACCTGGCTTGACCTGTTGCTAGCAATGAAATCGGACAGTCGACGTGTTCTTTTATCGCAG GCAATAAAGCAAAAGCTAAAACTGAAGAAAGCCCTTGTTGACGAGCAACCATCACCGCAGGAAGAGGATAAGGCTAAGATGCTGTTCGGCAATCGTCATGCG CGTGCTCGGAATAAG ccGGAAAACAAAAGCCTTCGCAAGGGTGTATTTAAGTTTTCCAAATCATAA